In the Flavobacterium sp. 90 genome, TATCGATAATATAGTGATACTCAACAATTCAGAAAGTAAAAATTTCTTTTTATGAGGAAACGTTATATACAATTCATATCTACTGCTTCCTTCATTGTCCGTGAATATCGGTACATGATAACTTGCATCTTTATCATAATGAAATCCATCTGACTTTATTTTTGTCGACAAACCACTATTAAGAACTCCGAATTCAAATTTGGTTTTTACACCATATTCTTCTAATTCTTTCTTTAGAAGGTTCTGCAATTTAATCTTAGAAATTCTTTCGTCAATTGGTAATGCATCTGCAAAATCCTTTATCGAAATTTCCATTTGAACTTTATTCAAAAGATCTAAACTACCTGATTTTTCTACTCTTAAATCAGGAATTAAACTTTGTCCTAAAGTACTATTGTCAATATTGTTGTTATTATTATAAACTTCAGTTACTCTTTTTGAACTAAAATTTTTAAATCTTTCGCTGCTAAACTTTTTATTGAAAAGTGAACCACTTATATCATAATCTTCGGATGTAAGTGTGTTAGAATAAACGATCGTTTTATTTGTCTTGGTATTTCTTTGTACATATAATACTTCAAGTAAATCCTCTTTCTTTGGAATTTTACCAGTACTATCTTTTAAACGATTCCATTTATCATAAAAACTATACTCTTCTTGCTGCTCAAGTTTATCAGCAACATTACCTATTACTTGGGTAACGTGGTATTTAAATTGTTCGTCATTATTTTTGAACGAAGAATTGAACCAATATACTTGAACCAGAATAATCCCTATTAAGGACAAACTCATCAGTAAAACAAGTATTCTAAAAAATAATTTATTCATCGAAACAAAATTAATATTTTAACAATATACTAAATAATACATTAACCAAATATTAACATTTAAGACTGATTTTGTTTTATATTTAAAATTTTAAGAATTTTAACAACTTCTTCTCTAGCAATTTTAAGATTACTGTTATTAATTACAAAATTGCTTAAGGAAATTCGTTTTTCATCATTCCACTGCATTTTTATCCTGCTTAAAACTTGTTCACGTGTGGTATTATCTCGCTTTAGAACTCTTTCAATTCTAATTTCTTCCGGGGCAGTAACTGTTACAATAACATCGCAATCTTTATAACGACCACTTTCAAACAAAATTGCGGCTTCATACACCACATATTGATATTTTTTATGTTCTGATAACCAAATTTCAAAATCCCTCTTTACAGCCGGATGCACAATTGCATTTAATTTTGCTAACTGATCGGCATTATTAAAAACAATTTCAGCCAGTTTTGCTCTGTTTAAAACGTCATTTTCAAAAAGTGCTCCTCCAAATGTTGCCTTTATTTCGTTGACAATACTTTGAGATTGCATTACTTTTTTAGCTTCATCATCAGCAATGTAAACCGGAACTCCCATTGTTGCAAAATAGTTTGCAATAGTTGTTTTACCACTTCCTATTCCGCCTGTTAAGCCAATAACTTTTGTCATACTATATCTTAAAAAACATACGAGGAAAGGCCTCTTGCGGTTTTTTCTTTAGAAGGATAATTTTTATGAATGATTCTAAAAATCCCGTTCCATAACCATAAAATTGTTTCCAAACTGCAATTACAGAAAGATATCCAATTTTAATGCTTTTATTTTGAATACTTGCTATAAGAAAAACCATACCGAAATATACAAAATATAATTGTAATAATATATCAAAATTGAAAATTAATAGTAAAAAAGCTAATAATAATCCGAGGATAAAAAACGTCGGAAAAAAGAACGTTAATTTATTATGTTCCGGATACCAACTATTAAGAATCGGTCTTGCAATTCCGAATTTATGCACTTGTATTGAGAATTTTTCCCAGTCAATTCTTCGTTTATGATAAACGTAAGCTTCTGAAAACAATCTGGTTTCAAATCCTAAATTCCATAATCGAATTGATAAATCCGGATCTTCTCCCGGATGAATATTTCCAAACCCCTTTGAAGCCTCAAAAGCCTTTTTTGAAATTCCCATATTGAAACTTCTTGGCTGAAACTTATTAATTTTTTCAGAACCACCACGAATTCCTCCAGTTGTCAAGAAAGATGTCATTGCAAAATTAATTGCTTTCTGAATACTCGAAAAGCTATCTAACGCTCTGTCCGGGCCTCCAAAACAATCAACATATTCCTGATCCAGGGCTTTTCTAACTTCTGTTAAATAGTTAGGCGGAATAATACAATCTGAGTCAAAAATAATAAAGTAATCTCCTCTTGCCTTTTGCATCCCGAAGTTTCTGGAATCTCCAGGTCCTGAATTTTCCTTAAAGTAATATGAAATATTCAATTTTCCCTGATATGTCATCACGACGTCTTTACATGGAATTGACGATCCATCTTCGACTAGAACAATTTCAAAAGCTTCATTATAATCAGATTTTGAGAGACTTTCTAAAAGTTCATCTACTTCATCTGGACGATTATACACGGGTATAATTAAAGAAAAAATCATAATGGGATGTGCGTATTAAAGTGGGAATATTTTAAAATTAAAAATTTTAACAAAGATATGTTATATTCATAAAAAAACCATTCGCTGTGACGAATGGTTTTCATTTATAAGAGTTTTTTTTTCTATTTATTTGATACTTTCAATATTTACAACTTCATTTGCTTCTGCTGCATAATCAACTCCTGCAAATTCAAATCCAAAAAGATTCAGGAAATCGTTTCTATATCCTGCTAAATCACCAATAGCCGGTAATGTTTCAGTTGTAGCTTCTAACCAAAGTTTAGCCACTTTTTCCTGAACATCATCACGCATTTCCCAGTCGTCAATTCTGATTCTGCCTTTTTCATCAACAGGAACTTCTGATCCATTGTACAATCTATCTTGGAACAAACGCTGAATCTGCTCAATACAACCTTCGTGAATTCCTTCTTCTTTCATGATTTTATATAAAAGAGAAATATACAAAGGAATAACAGGAATCGCAGAACTTGCTTGTGTAACCAATGCTTTGTTTACAGAAACATAAGCTTTTCCTCCTATTGATTCTAAACTATCTGTGATAGAAAATGCTGTAGCTTCTAAATGATCTTTTGCCTGACCAATTGTACCTTTACGGTAAACCGCTTCTGTCAATGATGGCCCGATATAAGAATAAGCAACTGTTGTAGCTCCGTCTGCCAATAAATTTTCAGCTTTTAAAGCATCAATCCACATTGCCCAGTCTTCACCTCCCATTACAGCAACTGTATTTTCAATATCTTCTTCGTTTGCCGGAGCAATTGAAACTTCAGAAACTTTTCCGGTATGAAAATCTACTGTTTTATTTGTAAAAGTTTGTCCGATTGGTTTTAAAACTGAACGGTGCAAAACTCCTGTTACAGGATGTTGACGCACTGGAGAAGCTAAACTGTAAATTACAAGATCAACTTGTCCTAAATCTGCTTTAATTAAATCTAAAGTTTCTCTTTTTATTTCGTTTGAAAAAGCATCTCCATTAATACTTTTTGCATATAGACCTGCTTTGTGAGCTTCTGTTTCAAAAGCTGCAGAATTATACCATCCTGGTGAAGCTGTTTTTCCTTCAACTGGTGGTTTTTCAAAGAAAACTCCAATTGTTGCAGCATCAGATCCAAAAGCACTTGTGATTCTTGAAGCTAAACCAAATCCAGTAGAAGCTCCGATAACTAACACTTTCTTTGCTCCAGCAATTGGACCTTTTGATTTTATATATTCTATTTGATTTTTAACATTTTGCTCGGCTCCTTTTGGGTGAGATGTCAAGCAAATAAATCCTCTCATTCTAGGTTCTATAATCATTTTTTTCCTTTTTATTCGTAATTAAGTCATTCTCTCTTTATCAAAGAAGAACTAACCTATTAACGTTTGTTTAATTAGCTTTAAGATGACAAATATAAATTATTTCTTTAGTTCAACAAGGCTTTAGCATGATTTAAAGCCGAATCCGAAACAACTGCTCCTGATAACATTTGAGCAATTTCTACAACTCTTTCGTCCTGAGACAAAAGTCTCAACTCTGATTGTGTATCGTCGTCAACTGTAGATTTCGAAACTTTAAAATGTGAATCTCCTTTTGCTGCTATTTGAGGTAAATGCGTAATGGCGAAGATTTGCATTTTTGCGCTCATTTCCTTCATTATCTCTCCCATTCGAATAGCAATTTCTCCGGAAACTCCTGTATCAATTTCGTCAAAGATTAAGGTTGGTAACTTTGAATATTGTGCCAAAATCGCTTTGACAGCCAACATTATACGAGACATTTCTCCTCCTGAAGCTACTTTTTTCAATAAACCAAAATCAGTTCCTTTATTTGCAGAAAACAAAAATTGCAACTCTTCTTTTCCATTATTGAAATAGGTTTCAGATGGCAATAATTCCATATTAAAACGGACATTTGGCATTCCTAAAGTTTCTAATATCGAAACTAATTGATTCGATAAAACCGGAATTGCTTTTATTCTTTCCTCATGAATTGTCGCAGAAAAAGCATCTAATTCTGAAGTTTTTTGTTCTATTGATTTTGATAAAATTGCTATTTCGTCTTCAATATTATCCAATTCCAGTACTTTATTTTCCAAGCCTGCCTGAATTTGTAATAATTCTTCTACAGTTTTAACCTGATGTTTTTTCTGTAAATTATAAATCAACTGCAATTTTTGACCTACTAATTCTAATTGCGCCGGATCATTTAACAATTTTTCTGATGCATTTTGCAATTCTTTCGAAACATCGTCAACCTCAATTGCTACACTTGTAATTCTTTCGAATAAACTTTGATATTCCGGCGAAAATGTCGTGATTTTTTGCAAGGAAGCTTTAATTTCATTTAGATTATGAAAAACGCCAAATTGCTCTTCATTGGCAATTACCAATGATTTATCAATTGATTCTTTAATAATTTCAACATTATTCAGTTTCTCATAATCAGCTTCTAATTCTTCTTGCTCGCCTGATTTTAATTTTGCAACAACCAATTCATTCAATAAAAAAGTATTGTATTCCAATTCTTTTCCTGAATCGCTTTGTTTTTTTAATAAAGCATTCAGTTTAGTTTTATCTGATTTATACTCTTTCAGTAATTTTTGATACGATAATATTGTTTCTCCATTATTTGCAATTGCATCAATAATTTTAAACTGAACACTTTCGTCTGATAATTCCTGTGTTTGCTGTTGCGAATGTATATCAATCAAAAACAAACTTAAATCTTGCAATTCCTGAAGATTTACCGGACTATCATTTATAAATGCACGAGATTTTCCCGAAGGCAAAATTTCGCGTCTAATTATAGTTTCGTCTTCGTAATCAAGATCGTTGCTTTCGAAAAATTCTTTTAGATTGTATTTAGAAATTTCAAAATGTGCTTCAATTACACATTTTTCTTCTTTGTTTTTTAATGACGTAAGATCAGCTCTTTTTCCTAAAACAAGTCCAATTGCACCTAATATAATTGATTTCCCCGCACCTGTTTCACCTGTAATTATAGAAAAACCTTTTGAAAAATCAATAGCTAGTTTTTCAATTAGAGCATAATTTTTAATTGACAGCGAAGTAATCATAGAGAAAATTTGTAAAAATAAAAGTTAATGATGGGTGTGAAATTAAATAATTAAAATTTAATTTGCGACCATTTTGTAGAATTCAATGGTGAGACTTTATTCAAAACGTCTGTTAAATCTGTAACAGGAATACTTGGGCCTCCTGAAAATATGGAAACGATTTCATCTGATTTTGCATCAAAAAATACTCTCGTCAAAAAAGCATTGGGTTTTACAGTGCTAAATCGACCAATAATAAGAAGCGCATCTTTTATTTTTTCTTTTGATGCTTTCAAATCCTGACTCATCAAATCTAAACCTGTATGATAAGCATACATCACCTGACGCAAATCACTATACATTGGCGAAATCATATCGTTTATTAAATAGTAACGATTTTGAATTCCATCAGATTGACTCCATCCTTTAGATCCTCCTTGTTGGGCAACATTTGCAATATTTTGAGCAGTTTCCAGATATTGATTTCCGGCTCCCATTTGAAAAGTATCCGCATCCATTCCAAGAATCAAATAACTATAAAAAGAAACAACAGAAACTAAATTCGAATCAAATGTTGTTGGATTAAACAACAATGGCTCATACTCTGTATATCTGAAATTAAAATCTTTATCGTTATAATTTAAAACAGGAGAAGAATAGGTAGAATTGAAAATCAACCGAGATGATTGTACCTGGATAGTTCCTGAAAACTGATCTGAACTATTAGAAGACAATGTAATATACATTGAACAATTGATACGTTCGTTTTGTTTCAGAACTGATCCTGTCCAATCTGTTTTATTCACAAATTCAGCCAAAGAAGTCTGAAGTGTTTTAAAAACCTGCTGATTGGGATTTGGTAATCTTTCTGTGTTAATAGTAACAGTACAATTTAGCTGTTGTGCCTGCGTAAAGCCAAAAATAAAGAAAACTAAAAATGTAACTATTTTATTCATACGAAAGTTAATTTGGGTTCTACTACAAAAGTAATACTATTCTTGCTTTTAATTCGTATTTTAACTCTTTATGATTTCACAAAATGCGAAACAACTTTGTTTAAAATATCAACAGCTACAAATTCTTTTGATTTCAATTCCATTGGTTCAATTTTAAAATCTTTATCAATAAAGGTAACTTTATTGGTTTCTTTTTTAAAACCGGCTCCTTCATCTTGTAAGGAATTTAAAACAATCAAATCTAAGTTTTTTTTCTGAATTTTCAACTTAGCATTCTCAATTTCATTTTCGGTCTCTAAAGCAAAACCTATTAAGAATTGATTCTTTTTGATTGCACCCAATGATGCCAAGATATCTTTTGTCTTTTCTAATTCGATTGTAAAATCATCAGCTGCTTTTTTAATCTTTTGCAAAGCCACAACTTTAGGTTTGTAATCTGCAACGGCTGCTGCCGCAATTGCCACATCAACATCATTAAAATGTAAATGGCAAGCATCATACATATCTTGCGCCGAAACTACATTGATAACTTCAACCAGCTTATTTTTTGCCTTAAAATGCGTTGGTCCTGCTACTAAAATTACCTGCGCTCCTAAATTAGCTGCTTCATTTGCAATATCAAACCCCATTTTTCCCGAAGAATGATTTCCTATAAAACGTACAGGATCTATCGCTTCGTATGTTGGTCCGGCAGTAATTAGTATTTTTTTTCCTTTAAGAGGTAATTTACTTTCTAAATCGGCTTCAAGAAAAGCAACGATATTCTCTGGTTCTGCCATTCGGCCTTCTCCTGATAAACCACTTGCTAATTCTCCGTTTTCAGCAGGAATCATTACATTCCCGAATTGCTTTAAAGCAGCAAAACTGGATAAAGTAGACGGGTGTTTATACATATCCAAATCCATTGCCGGAGCAAAGTAAACGGGGCATTTTGCCGATAAATAAGTTGCTATTAAAAGATTATCACAGTTTCCGGTCGTCATTTTCGACAATGTGTTAGCTGTTGCCGGAGCAATTAACATTAAATCAGCCCAAAGTGCCAAATCAACATGATTATTCCAGACAACATCTTCATCGTCCTGATTAAAGAAACTTGAATGTACAGGATTTTTTGATAACGTAGATAACGTAAGTGGGGTTACAAAATCCTTAGAAGCAGGTGTCATTATCACTTGGACATGTGCACCTGCTTTTATAAAAAGTCGTACTAATGAAGCTGTTTTATAGGCTGCGATTCCACCGGAAACTCCTAGTAAAATCTTTTTCCCGTTTAAAACTGACATTTATACTATATTATTTTATTATTTGTTTGAACCTCTGTGGTAAGTTTTACCATCTAACCATTCTTGTACTGCTAAAGCGTGTGGTTTAGGTAATTTTTCGTAAAATTTAGAAACTTCAATTTGCTCTTTATTTTCAAAAACTTCTTCAAGACTGTCATTGTAAGTAGCAAACTCTTCTAATTTTTCAGTTAATTCTTTTTTAATTTCAGAATTAATTTGATTTGCTCTTTTAGCCATAATGGTAATTGCTTCATACACATTTCCTGTTGGCTCTTCAATAACTGTTTTATTGTAAGTTATTGTATTTACAGGAGCATTCGTCTTTTTTAAATCCATGACTTTATTTTATTTTAGTAAATTTTTGTAAATCAGTATCAACTCTAGCATTCATTTCGTCTGCTTTCACTTTGTATTTTGTAGCGCTGTTGAACTTTATTAAGTTATTGTAAGCTGCTTTTGCAACATTTAAACGTTCTTCCATTTTTGAAGGAACACTATTTATTGCCAATTTGTATGCTGAATCATATTTATAGAACAACGCATCTTCTTTGAATGGTGTTCCCGGAAAATCAGCGATAAAATTATCAAATGCAATCAATGCTGATTTATAATCAGAAATCGTATTGTATCCTTTAGCATTTTCGTATGCTTTTTTCTCTAGTTTACCGCTCAAAATTTTAACAGCTTCATTTGCCTGAGCAATATATTCAGAG is a window encoding:
- a CDS encoding glycosyltransferase, with amino-acid sequence MIFSLIIPVYNRPDEVDELLESLSKSDYNEAFEIVLVEDGSSIPCKDVVMTYQGKLNISYYFKENSGPGDSRNFGMQKARGDYFIIFDSDCIIPPNYLTEVRKALDQEYVDCFGGPDRALDSFSSIQKAINFAMTSFLTTGGIRGGSEKINKFQPRSFNMGISKKAFEASKGFGNIHPGEDPDLSIRLWNLGFETRLFSEAYVYHKRRIDWEKFSIQVHKFGIARPILNSWYPEHNKLTFFFPTFFILGLLLAFLLLIFNFDILLQLYFVYFGMVFLIASIQNKSIKIGYLSVIAVWKQFYGYGTGFLESFIKIILLKKKPQEAFPRMFFKI
- the coaE gene encoding dephospho-CoA kinase (Dephospho-CoA kinase (CoaE) performs the final step in coenzyme A biosynthesis.), which gives rise to MTKVIGLTGGIGSGKTTIANYFATMGVPVYIADDEAKKVMQSQSIVNEIKATFGGALFENDVLNRAKLAEIVFNNADQLAKLNAIVHPAVKRDFEIWLSEHKKYQYVVYEAAILFESGRYKDCDVIVTVTAPEEIRIERVLKRDNTTREQVLSRIKMQWNDEKRISLSNFVINNSNLKIAREEVVKILKILNIKQNQS
- a CDS encoding DNA-directed RNA polymerase subunit omega, with protein sequence MDLKKTNAPVNTITYNKTVIEEPTGNVYEAITIMAKRANQINSEIKKELTEKLEEFATYNDSLEEVFENKEQIEVSKFYEKLPKPHALAVQEWLDGKTYHRGSNK
- a CDS encoding HAMP domain-containing sensor histidine kinase — translated: MNKLFFRILVLLMSLSLIGIILVQVYWFNSSFKNNDEQFKYHVTQVIGNVADKLEQQEEYSFYDKWNRLKDSTGKIPKKEDLLEVLYVQRNTKTNKTIVYSNTLTSEDYDISGSLFNKKFSSERFKNFSSKRVTEVYNNNNNIDNSTLGQSLIPDLRVEKSGSLDLLNKVQMEISIKDFADALPIDERISKIKLQNLLKKELEEYGVKTKFEFGVLNSGLSTKIKSDGFHYDKDASYHVPIFTDNEGSSRYELYITFPHKKKFLLSELLSITILSIIFTLIIIVAYTSALNQLLRQKHISEIKTDFINNMTHEFKTPIATINLALDAIRNPKIIEDKEKVYRYLQMIRDENKRMHAQVENVLRISKLEKRELDITKEPTVIHDIIDDAIEHVNLILEDRQGTVVKHFNAARTTCLINEVHFTNVLVNILENAIKYSPDAPEIEIFTENVKDMILIKVKDNGLGMSKIAQKRVFEKFYREHTGDLHNVKGHGLGLAYVKRIVEDHNGQVYVESEKGKGSTFIIKIPLIN
- a CDS encoding DUF4835 family protein codes for the protein MNKIVTFLVFFIFGFTQAQQLNCTVTINTERLPNPNQQVFKTLQTSLAEFVNKTDWTGSVLKQNERINCSMYITLSSNSSDQFSGTIQVQSSRLIFNSTYSSPVLNYNDKDFNFRYTEYEPLLFNPTTFDSNLVSVVSFYSYLILGMDADTFQMGAGNQYLETAQNIANVAQQGGSKGWSQSDGIQNRYYLINDMISPMYSDLRQVMYAYHTGLDLMSQDLKASKEKIKDALLIIGRFSTVKPNAFLTRVFFDAKSDEIVSIFSGGPSIPVTDLTDVLNKVSPLNSTKWSQIKF
- the coaBC gene encoding bifunctional phosphopantothenoylcysteine decarboxylase/phosphopantothenate--cysteine ligase CoaBC translates to MSVLNGKKILLGVSGGIAAYKTASLVRLFIKAGAHVQVIMTPASKDFVTPLTLSTLSKNPVHSSFFNQDDEDVVWNNHVDLALWADLMLIAPATANTLSKMTTGNCDNLLIATYLSAKCPVYFAPAMDLDMYKHPSTLSSFAALKQFGNVMIPAENGELASGLSGEGRMAEPENIVAFLEADLESKLPLKGKKILITAGPTYEAIDPVRFIGNHSSGKMGFDIANEAANLGAQVILVAGPTHFKAKNKLVEVINVVSAQDMYDACHLHFNDVDVAIAAAAVADYKPKVVALQKIKKAADDFTIELEKTKDILASLGAIKKNQFLIGFALETENEIENAKLKIQKKNLDLIVLNSLQDEGAGFKKETNKVTFIDKDFKIEPMELKSKEFVAVDILNKVVSHFVKS
- the recN gene encoding DNA repair protein RecN → MITSLSIKNYALIEKLAIDFSKGFSIITGETGAGKSIILGAIGLVLGKRADLTSLKNKEEKCVIEAHFEISKYNLKEFFESNDLDYEDETIIRREILPSGKSRAFINDSPVNLQELQDLSLFLIDIHSQQQTQELSDESVQFKIIDAIANNGETILSYQKLLKEYKSDKTKLNALLKKQSDSGKELEYNTFLLNELVVAKLKSGEQEELEADYEKLNNVEIIKESIDKSLVIANEEQFGVFHNLNEIKASLQKITTFSPEYQSLFERITSVAIEVDDVSKELQNASEKLLNDPAQLELVGQKLQLIYNLQKKHQVKTVEELLQIQAGLENKVLELDNIEDEIAILSKSIEQKTSELDAFSATIHEERIKAIPVLSNQLVSILETLGMPNVRFNMELLPSETYFNNGKEELQFLFSANKGTDFGLLKKVASGGEMSRIMLAVKAILAQYSKLPTLIFDEIDTGVSGEIAIRMGEIMKEMSAKMQIFAITHLPQIAAKGDSHFKVSKSTVDDDTQSELRLLSQDERVVEIAQMLSGAVVSDSALNHAKALLN
- the fabV gene encoding enoyl-ACP reductase FabV — its product is MIIEPRMRGFICLTSHPKGAEQNVKNQIEYIKSKGPIAGAKKVLVIGASTGFGLASRITSAFGSDAATIGVFFEKPPVEGKTASPGWYNSAAFETEAHKAGLYAKSINGDAFSNEIKRETLDLIKADLGQVDLVIYSLASPVRQHPVTGVLHRSVLKPIGQTFTNKTVDFHTGKVSEVSIAPANEEDIENTVAVMGGEDWAMWIDALKAENLLADGATTVAYSYIGPSLTEAVYRKGTIGQAKDHLEATAFSITDSLESIGGKAYVSVNKALVTQASSAIPVIPLYISLLYKIMKEEGIHEGCIEQIQRLFQDRLYNGSEVPVDEKGRIRIDDWEMRDDVQEKVAKLWLEATTETLPAIGDLAGYRNDFLNLFGFEFAGVDYAAEANEVVNIESIK